The sequence GACCATGCCATTGAACACCTTTTCCGCGTTGCTTGTGGTTTAGACTCTATGGTGATCGGCGAAACGCAAATTCTTGGACAAGTGAAGCAGGCATTTTTGCTTGCCCAAGAAGAGAAAGTCACAGGCACTGTGTTTAACCAGCTATTTAAACAAGCGGTTACGCTCGGCAAACGTGTGCACTCGTCAACGGAAATTTCTTCACAAGCCGTTTCTGTTAGCTATGCAGGCGTAGAACTGGGAAAGAAAATTTTCGGCACGTTTTCAGGAAAACATGTGCTTATTTTAGGCGCTGGAAAAATGAGCGAACTGACGGCCAAACATCTTTATTCGAATGGGGCTGCTTCCATTAGTGTCATGAACCGGACAAAAGAAAAAGCGGTGGAACTGGCAAGCCAGTTTTCTGGAACGGCTCGCTCTTTTGCTGAATTGAATGATGCTTTAAAAGAAGCAGATGTTGTGATTAGCTCCACGGGGGCCCGCGACTTTGTTGTCAAAAAGGAAAATGCCGCAGCTGCCCTTAAAAAACGGAAAGGCAGGCCGCTGTTTGCGATTGATATCGCAGTGCCACGGGATATTGACCCGGAAATTGCAACAATTAGCGACGTTTACTTATACGACATTGATGACTTACAGAACATTGTTGAAGCCAATAAAAAAGAGCGCAAAAAAGAGGCTGAAAAAATCGGTGTTATGATTGAGGCAGAGATCGATGACTTTAAAGCATGGCTAAACACACTAGGGGTGGTGCCTCTTATTACAGCCTTGCGTGAGAAAGCATTGCAAATCCAAGGCGATACAATGGAAAGCATTGAGCGAAAGCTTCCTCACTTATCAGAACGTGACATAAAAGTGTTGAACAAACATACGAAAAGCATTGTCAATCAATTGCTCCGCGATCCGTTGACGAGAGTGAAAGAGCTTGCAGCTGAGCCGGATGCCAAGCATTCCCTTGAGTTGTTTAAGACGATTTTCGCCCTTGAAGCACAAATAGAGCTTGCCGAAAAGGCAGAAGCTGATCATGCGGAACAATCTTGGAAAGAAGGGCAGCGCCCTTCCTTAAATCAAGACATGGCGTTGCGGACATAGGGCGTGGTGAGTGCCAATGGATTTCGTTTATCCAATCACCGTCTTGCTCTATAGTTTGAGCTTAATTGGATATTTTATCGACTTTTTGACTAACAACCAAAAAGCCAACCGAATTGCCTTTTGGTTGCTTTTGTTTGTGTGGGGTTTACAAACTGTCTACTTCGTTATGCGGATGTTTGAATTGGACCGACTCCCTTTAATTACTCCGTTTGAAGGGCTGTTTTTTTATGCATGGTCGATTGTGACCGTTTCGCTCTTCATTAATTGGAAAGTGAAAATGGCCTTTTTAGTGTTCGTCCTGAATGTCCTTGGTTTTGCCGTTATGTCAGGCAGCTTATTCGTCCCTTCTGGTGACGTGACACAAGCAACGATGGATTTGCTTGCCTCGGAACTGCTTGTCATGCATGTTGTGTTTATTTTGCTTTCCTACACAGGTTTTACTGTTGCGGCCGCTGCTGCAGTGCTCTATTTGCTTGCGCACCAGCTTTTGAAGCGACGGCTATGGGGAAAGCGGCTCATTCGCCTAGATTCGCTGCCACAAACGGAGAAGTTTTCATACTTCGCATCTGTGGCCAGTTTTCCGTTTTACTTAGTCGGCGTCATCTGGGGCGTCGTTTGGTCAATTAGCCAATATGACCATATTTGGTGGACGGATGCAAAAACGATTTGGTCATTGTGCGTTCTTGCCGCTTACGGGCTTTATTTTTATTTGCGGCTTGCAATTGTCGGAAAAGGCTATCGGTCGATTTGGCTTAATATAGGCGCTTTCGCCGTTTTGCTCGTTAACTATATTGTTAGCGGTCGTTATACAGATTTTCACACATGGTTATAAAGGAGGAGCACATGCGAAAGATTGTGATTGGCACACGCCGAAGCAAATTGGCGTTAACGCAAACACATTGGGTCATTGAGCAGCTTAAACAGCTTGGCGTTCCCTATGAGTTTGAAGTGAAAGAAATTGTGACGAAGGGCGACCGTATTCTCGACGTGACGTTATCAAAAGTAGGCGGGAAAGGGTTGTTTGTTAAAGAAATTGAAGCAGCGCTCCGCTCTGGGGAAATTGATGTTGCCGTCCACTCAATGAAAGATGTGCCGTCCGAACTGTTGGAAGAATTCACTCTTGCTGCGATTACAGAGCGAGAAGATCCACGGGATGTGCTTGTGAGCGAAGATGGCCACACACTGGACGAGCTTCCAGCTGGTGCAATTGTCGGTACAAGCAGCTTACGGCGTTCTGCGCAAATTTTACATAGGCGCCCAGATGTGCAAGTAAAATGGATACGGGGCAATGTGGAGACCCGTTTGCGCAAATTAAAAGAGGAAGATTTTTCGGCGATCGTCTTGGCTGCAGCTGGGTTAAAGCGGCTTGGCTATGACGAGGACATCATTACCGAATACTTAGACAAAGACGTATGCTTGCCTGCGATTGGCCAAGGGGCGCTAGGGCTTGAATGCCGTGTGGACGACGTGGAAACAACGGAACTGTTAGCAAAGCTGCACCATGAAGAAACAGGAAAAGCCGTTTTGGCTGAACGTGCCTTTTTAAAGGAAATGAACGGCGGTTGCCAAGTGCCGATTGGCGGGTATGCAACGGTGCTTGAGGATGGCGCAGTATTCCTGACAGGGCTTGTCGGTTCTCCTGACGGCAAAACGATACTAAAAGAAGCAAAAAGTGGAATGGTTGCGGAGGAGCTAGGGAAAGAGGTGTCTAGCCTGTTGACTGCGCAAGGGGCTGGAGCCATTCTTGAAAAGGTCAGGAGCGAATTGGAAGGGTCATGAAACCGCTAAAGGGGAAACATATTCTCATTACGAGAGATGAGCGGCAAAACGAAAGGTGGGCAGCCGAGCTAGCTGCTTTAGGCGCTATACCTCATTCTTTGCCGCTCATTCAATGCGTGACAAGGAATTTGACACCGGCACTTAGTGAAACATTTGCTCATTTACACCAGTTTGCTTGGGTTGTCTTTACGAGCGCAAATGGCGTGCGTGCTTTTTTTGACCTGTATAAAGGGCAGCCATTTACGGCAAAAGTAGCGGCGGTTGGCCCAAAAACAGCACAACTTCTTGAAGACCAGGGGCTACACTGCGATTTTATTCCGAGTGAATATACAGGTGAAGCGCTCGCAAAAGAGTTGGTTCCATTGCTTGCTCCACGTTCGGATGTATTGGTTGTAAAGGGACAACTGGCTAAAAGAACGGTGTACGACATCCTTTCATCATCAGACAGACAGGTCATTGTTACAGAAATGATCGTATACGATACAATATGCCCTGCCGGTGCTGGGGAACAGGCGAAACGTTTAGAACAAAAGACATTTGATTACGTTACGCTGACAAGCACTTCAGCGGCCGTGCATTACGCCAATGTCGCACCTGCAGCTGGAATTCGCGCCGAAACGATTGCCTGCATTGGCCCAGTCACAGCCCGAGCAGCAAAGCAATGTGGACTATCTCCTCTAGTGACTGCTAGCGAATATACGGTTAAAGGGCTAATTGATACGATTTTAAACGATATCGGGGGGATGAAACGATGAACCAACCATTTATGCGCCACCGCCGTTTACGCCAAAGTGACGCGATTCGCCGCATGGTTCGGGAAACGACATTACAAGCTGATGATTTGATTTATCCGCTTTTTGTAACAGAAGAGAAAAACAAAAAGACGGAAGTGCCGTCGATGCCAGGGGTCTATCAGTTTTCACTTGATCGCCTAAATGAAGAAGTGGGGGAAGTGGAAAGGCTAGGGATCCCGGTTATTATTCTATTTGGTGTCCCATCAGAAAAAGATGCTTGTGGTTCACAAGCGTATGCGGAAGAAGGCATCGTCCAGCGTGCGATTCGGCAAGTAAAGCATACGTTTCCAAATATGGTCGTGATTGCTGATACTTGTTTATGCGAGTTTACGGACCACGGCCATTGCGGACTGGTGAAAGAAGGCGATGTTCTAAACGATGAAAGTTTAGCGTTGCTTACGAAAACGGCTGTTTCCCAAGCAGAAGCAGGGGCTGACATCATTGCCCCATCCAACATGATGGACGGCTTTGTTTATGCGATCCGCAACGGATTGGATGAGGCTGGTTTTACCGATATTCCAATTATGTCTTATGCCGTGAAATATGCTTCTGCGTTTTATGGCCCGTTCCGTGATGCTGCTAATAGCGCTCCTGCTTTTGGCGACCGCAAAACGTACCAAATGGATGCTGCCAACCGTGAAGAAGCTTTGCGAGAAGCCCGTTCAGACGTAGAGCAAGGAGCCGACTTTTTAATTGTCAAGCCTGCACTCTCCTATCTGGATATTGTCCGCGAAGTCAAAAATGAAACAGGCATGCCGCTTGTCGCTTATAACGTGAGCGGCGAATATGCAATGGTAAAAGCGGCCGCTCAAAATGGCTGGATCGATGAAAAAGCAATGGTAATGGAAACATTAATCAGCATGAAGCGGGCAGGAGCAGACTTGATTTTGACTTATCATGCCAAAGATGTAGCCAACTGGCTAAAAGGGAGCTGAAAGCATGGGAAATTGGACAAAGTCGATTGAAGCATTTAAAGAAGCACAGCCGCTCATGCCAGGCGGAGTGAACAGCCCGGTGCGGGCATTTAAATCAGTAGGCATGAACCCGGTTTACATGAAAGAGGGGAAAGGCGCAAAGATAAAAGACATTGACGGGAATGAATACATTGATTATGTCCTGTCTTGGGGGCCGCTCATTTTAGGACATGCCAATGACGTTGTCGTCGAAGAGTTAAAAAAAGCAACAGAACTGGGGACAAGTTTTGGTGCTCCCCATGAATATGAAACGAGGCTTGCCAAACTTGTCATCGAGCGTGTTCCTTCAATTGACGTTGTCCGGATGGTCAATTCGGGGACGGAGGCGACAATGAGCGCATTGCGTCTAGCACGGGGCTATACAGGGCGTAACAAAATTTTAAAATTTGTCGGCTGTTACCATGGACATGGCGACTCACTGTTAATTAAAGCAGGTTCTGGTGTGGCAACACTGGGCCTCCCTGATAGTCCAGGTGTTCCAGAAAGTGTAGCCCAAAATACATTGACGGTGCATTACAATGATTTGGAGAGCGTCCGCTATGTATTTGAGACGTTTGGAGATGATTTGGCAGCCGTCATTGTCGAGCCAGTCGCAGGGAATATGGGAGTTGTTCCTCCAGAACCAGGCTTCTTAGAAACATTGCGAACATGGACGGAAGAAAACGGTACGCTCCTTATTTTTGATGAAGTCATGACTGGCTTCCGTGTTGGTTATACGTGTGCACAAGGGGAATTTGGCGTAACGCCTGACCTTACATGCCTTGGGAAAGTAATCGGCGGTGGTCTCCCTGTCGGCGCCTTTGGCGGCAAACGGGAAATTATGGAGCAAATCGCCCCAAGCGGTCCGATTTACCAAGCAGGAACCCTTTCTGGAAATCCCCTTGCTATGACGGCAGGTTATTACACACTTTCACAGCTTACAAAAGCAGATTACAATGAGTTTGCTCGTAAAGCAGAGCGTTTAGAAGCTGGTCTTTCAGCCGCAGCGAACAAGCATGGCATTCCCCATTCGATTAACCGTGCTGGTTCGATGATTGGCTTATTCTTTACAGACGAGCGCGTGTATAACTTTGAAAAAGCGCAGACGTCCGACTTGGATTTGTTTGCTGCCTATTTCCGCGGAATGTTGGCAGAGGGCATATCTCTTGCCCCATCGCAGTTTGAAGGGTTGTTTTTATCGACGGCCCACTCAAACGAAGATATTGAGGCGACCATTGCAGCAGCAGAGCGAGTCTTTCAAGCAATCGCCGCGAAATAAACAAGCATTCATTTGCAAAAACCAGTTGAGCATAGTTGCCAACTGGTTTTTTTGTATGGGTGCCAACCATTGCTTATAAACAGGCAGCTCCTCTTACCTCCTGTTTTTCATCAAGCTTGGACTCCATTAACGATTTAAATAGACCGAGGCCACGCATATTCACGGAAACTGTGTCATAAACGTTATAGTGTACAACGTTTTTAGGACATTTGAGAAGGGGGAATTAGAGTGGCGCAGGAGCAATCATCGACGTTAACCTTTTCCATAGAAGATTCCGTATGGCTGAACCAAGGGCAACAAATTGACGAAATTCTTGGCATGACCTTAACGCCAGAGATCTTTGTCGATCAAGACGGCGAGCATGTAACGATTAAGGGTGGACTACGTTTTGTCGGTGAGTACAAAATTGACCGTGGTGTAGAAGAAGAAAAGCGCATTGATGATGGCGAATCATTTGCTGACTTGAGCGATTTCCGCCAATCTGGCCAATTGACTGAGCATGAAGGGGAAGTTGGCGAGATTGAGCATTTGTTTCCAATTGATATTACAATCCCGATGGCTAGAATTCAACATATTGACGATATTTTTGTGGAAATTGCCAGCTTTGACTATGATCTGCCAGAGAAAGGCTGTATTCAATTGACGGCTGACGTGAGCATTAGCGGCATGAAAGCGGAAAAGCAGGAAGCTGATGCAGATGACCGTGAGCTCGAACAGGAAGAACAAGATGCGGAAGAAGCGGAAGAAACGGCTTTTTCTTTCACTGCTTACAAGGATCCTGACGGAGAAGAGCCGATTGTGCAAAAACCAACAGTTGAATCCGAGGAACAACAAACAGCACCAGCTGGCGCAGAAAATGCCCAAGAAGATAGAGAGCAAGTGTTGGACATCTCTGCCGCTTTGGAAGCAGCACTTGAAAATAAACATGAAACATCACCGCCTTCTGAGCCGGTGTTGCCAAGGTCAACAGAAAATGAATGGGACGTTGAACAAGAGAAAGAAGCGTCAGTGGAAACGACTGAAGATGAGGGGATAGAAGCCGGAGCAGAAGAGATTCGTTATGAGGAATCTCAGCAGCAGGAAGAAGCGCTAGCAGGCGATGACCAAGAACTAGAAGAAGTAGCACTTGAAGAGCAAGATCAAAAAGGGGAGCGAGAAGAAAATGCGACGTATTTGACGAGCATGCTCAGAAATGAAGTTGAGCAATTTACAAAGTGGAAAATGTGCATCATTCAAGAAAATGAAACGCTTGACACGATTGCGGAGCGGTATGAACTGTCTGCAAGCCAATTGACACGCTATAACAATTTAGCTGATGAACAGGTATCGGAAGGGCAAATTCTCTATATACCTGTGAAAGCGAAGTAGGCAGACAATGATTGAGCAATTGAAAGCACGCTACGGGTTTGTAGATGCCACTCTGGAAAACGATCAGCTATTGACAGACCATGGGACAAAACGGCTTGAATACTGGCAGGATAAAGCGTTATTGGATTGGCATACAAATTGGCGTGACAGTTGCAGCGTCACGCCAACCGTCTTGATGGATCGCATGATTCGCACAAAAGACGGAAAGCCTTTTATAAAAGTTGATGGCCGATACATCACGGTTCATGACCACATCGCCCCTAGCTGTTTGCAAAAAGGCTATGAGCAGCAATGGGGCACGCTATTAGGAGCAATGGTGGCGAACGGGAGGAAGGAAAGCAAGGACAGGGAAGAAAGGGCCAAACCTTTGGAAGAACTGGAGTGCCTTCTGCCAAGCCTCGAACCTGAACAGCAAAAGGTTGTAAAAGGATTGTGGAACGAAGCTGAGAAGCGGCAGGCAAAAGCTGAAAAACTAGCAAAGGAACAGAAAAAGCAACCGCTAATGGATCGGATTGAGGCGCCTGAACAGTCTGGAATCCTCTTTCATATCCTTGTAGTGAAAGGGACGACTAAGCCTCCTGAAGTAGGGTACGGTTCAATGATGCGCTTTTTAAAGAACTGGTACACTGAACATGGACAAGAATCGTTTTGTGCGTTGCTCGATGCATTGGATGCACAAGCAGCACTGACAACGCCAGAAAAAAAGGCGCTGTTGGCAGAAGGGCTGCAAGTGCATGAGCTTGACCCGTTGTTGTCGTACGCATCAGGCAATCGCGACAAAGAGTTGGCAGAGTTAGTGAAACGTGCCGTTTCCGATTGGGACAAAACAAGGACGTTTGTCTCAGCATTTGCTAGTTGGCTAGATGAAAAGAGGGTGAAAGTATGAATCCGCTCTATGAAGCGATTTTGTTTTACTATGATTTACAGCCAAGAGCAATCGAGCAAGTCGGCCAGAAGTTAATCCGTGTAGAGACAGACCAAGGCATGTTTGCTTTAAAGGAGACGGATATTGACCGA is a genomic window of Shouchella clausii containing:
- the hemA gene encoding glutamyl-tRNA reductase; amino-acid sequence: MHTIAIGLNYKTAPVEIREKLVFSEHELPDALKKLRSSKSMMECVILSTCNRTELYVVADQLHTGRYFAKAFLAEWFSVDMEDVTPYLVIRENDHAIEHLFRVACGLDSMVIGETQILGQVKQAFLLAQEEKVTGTVFNQLFKQAVTLGKRVHSSTEISSQAVSVSYAGVELGKKIFGTFSGKHVLILGAGKMSELTAKHLYSNGAASISVMNRTKEKAVELASQFSGTARSFAELNDALKEADVVISSTGARDFVVKKENAAAALKKRKGRPLFAIDIAVPRDIDPEIATISDVYLYDIDDLQNIVEANKKERKKEAEKIGVMIEAEIDDFKAWLNTLGVVPLITALREKALQIQGDTMESIERKLPHLSERDIKVLNKHTKSIVNQLLRDPLTRVKELAAEPDAKHSLELFKTIFALEAQIELAEKAEADHAEQSWKEGQRPSLNQDMALRT
- the ccsA gene encoding cytochrome c biogenesis protein, whose product is MDFVYPITVLLYSLSLIGYFIDFLTNNQKANRIAFWLLLFVWGLQTVYFVMRMFELDRLPLITPFEGLFFYAWSIVTVSLFINWKVKMAFLVFVLNVLGFAVMSGSLFVPSGDVTQATMDLLASELLVMHVVFILLSYTGFTVAAAAAVLYLLAHQLLKRRLWGKRLIRLDSLPQTEKFSYFASVASFPFYLVGVIWGVVWSISQYDHIWWTDAKTIWSLCVLAAYGLYFYLRLAIVGKGYRSIWLNIGAFAVLLVNYIVSGRYTDFHTWL
- the hemC gene encoding hydroxymethylbilane synthase, whose amino-acid sequence is MRKIVIGTRRSKLALTQTHWVIEQLKQLGVPYEFEVKEIVTKGDRILDVTLSKVGGKGLFVKEIEAALRSGEIDVAVHSMKDVPSELLEEFTLAAITEREDPRDVLVSEDGHTLDELPAGAIVGTSSLRRSAQILHRRPDVQVKWIRGNVETRLRKLKEEDFSAIVLAAAGLKRLGYDEDIITEYLDKDVCLPAIGQGALGLECRVDDVETTELLAKLHHEETGKAVLAERAFLKEMNGGCQVPIGGYATVLEDGAVFLTGLVGSPDGKTILKEAKSGMVAEELGKEVSSLLTAQGAGAILEKVRSELEGS
- a CDS encoding uroporphyrinogen-III synthase; this encodes MKPLKGKHILITRDERQNERWAAELAALGAIPHSLPLIQCVTRNLTPALSETFAHLHQFAWVVFTSANGVRAFFDLYKGQPFTAKVAAVGPKTAQLLEDQGLHCDFIPSEYTGEALAKELVPLLAPRSDVLVVKGQLAKRTVYDILSSSDRQVIVTEMIVYDTICPAGAGEQAKRLEQKTFDYVTLTSTSAAVHYANVAPAAGIRAETIACIGPVTARAAKQCGLSPLVTASEYTVKGLIDTILNDIGGMKR
- the hemB gene encoding porphobilinogen synthase, with the protein product MNQPFMRHRRLRQSDAIRRMVRETTLQADDLIYPLFVTEEKNKKTEVPSMPGVYQFSLDRLNEEVGEVERLGIPVIILFGVPSEKDACGSQAYAEEGIVQRAIRQVKHTFPNMVVIADTCLCEFTDHGHCGLVKEGDVLNDESLALLTKTAVSQAEAGADIIAPSNMMDGFVYAIRNGLDEAGFTDIPIMSYAVKYASAFYGPFRDAANSAPAFGDRKTYQMDAANREEALREARSDVEQGADFLIVKPALSYLDIVREVKNETGMPLVAYNVSGEYAMVKAAAQNGWIDEKAMVMETLISMKRAGADLILTYHAKDVANWLKGS
- the hemL gene encoding glutamate-1-semialdehyde 2,1-aminomutase, with amino-acid sequence MGNWTKSIEAFKEAQPLMPGGVNSPVRAFKSVGMNPVYMKEGKGAKIKDIDGNEYIDYVLSWGPLILGHANDVVVEELKKATELGTSFGAPHEYETRLAKLVIERVPSIDVVRMVNSGTEATMSALRLARGYTGRNKILKFVGCYHGHGDSLLIKAGSGVATLGLPDSPGVPESVAQNTLTVHYNDLESVRYVFETFGDDLAAVIVEPVAGNMGVVPPEPGFLETLRTWTEENGTLLIFDEVMTGFRVGYTCAQGEFGVTPDLTCLGKVIGGGLPVGAFGGKREIMEQIAPSGPIYQAGTLSGNPLAMTAGYYTLSQLTKADYNEFARKAERLEAGLSAAANKHGIPHSINRAGSMIGLFFTDERVYNFEKAQTSDLDLFAAYFRGMLAEGISLAPSQFEGLFLSTAHSNEDIEATIAAAERVFQAIAAK
- the spoVID gene encoding stage VI sporulation protein D; the protein is MAQEQSSTLTFSIEDSVWLNQGQQIDEILGMTLTPEIFVDQDGEHVTIKGGLRFVGEYKIDRGVEEEKRIDDGESFADLSDFRQSGQLTEHEGEVGEIEHLFPIDITIPMARIQHIDDIFVEIASFDYDLPEKGCIQLTADVSISGMKAEKQEADADDRELEQEEQDAEEAEETAFSFTAYKDPDGEEPIVQKPTVESEEQQTAPAGAENAQEDREQVLDISAALEAALENKHETSPPSEPVLPRSTENEWDVEQEKEASVETTEDEGIEAGAEEIRYEESQQQEEALAGDDQELEEVALEEQDQKGEREENATYLTSMLRNEVEQFTKWKMCIIQENETLDTIAERYELSASQLTRYNNLADEQVSEGQILYIPVKAK